A region from the Brachyspira pilosicoli genome encodes:
- a CDS encoding glycosyltransferase family 9 protein, whose translation MKILIIGMNYIGDTIFITPIIRAIKKHYADNCTIDVINGSRGIDILKENPYINNIIVRDENNLEFIKKENYDIGFAANTSFVSASILKKANIPVRVGVNSECRGFLLTHKTSWKKHSRHILDTILSILKPLNIKDDGFYTELFLSKEEEAFGYNKMKNYKNALIVHGGATRISKRYTHFIELIKEFKKEFNDVPVIIIGSKDDASFANTMKENINDIIDFTDKLTIRELISVIKYSYALIGGDSAPLHIANALGIYSIGIFGDTLPLIYGVRGDKAFNIEAREKYCNKIKSFHCEYIKRGCKTIDCLNKLDYRDILPYLVSIYKKL comes from the coding sequence ATGAAAATATTAATAATAGGAATGAATTATATTGGAGATACTATATTTATTACTCCAATTATAAGGGCTATAAAAAAACATTATGCTGATAATTGCACTATTGATGTAATAAATGGAAGCAGAGGAATTGATATATTAAAAGAAAATCCATATATAAATAATATTATAGTGAGAGATGAGAATAATTTAGAGTTTATAAAAAAAGAAAATTATGATATAGGTTTTGCAGCAAACACATCATTCGTTTCAGCATCTATTTTAAAAAAAGCTAATATACCAGTGAGAGTGGGTGTTAATAGTGAATGCAGAGGATTTTTACTTACACATAAAACTTCTTGGAAAAAACATAGCAGACATATTCTTGATACTATACTTTCAATTTTAAAACCTTTAAATATAAAAGATGATGGTTTTTACACAGAATTATTTTTAAGCAAAGAAGAAGAGGCATTCGGTTATAACAAAATGAAAAATTATAAAAATGCCCTAATAGTTCATGGCGGAGCTACACGAATAAGTAAAAGATATACTCATTTTATAGAATTAATTAAAGAGTTTAAAAAAGAGTTTAATGATGTGCCTGTAATTATTATAGGCTCTAAAGATGATGCATCTTTTGCAAACACCATGAAAGAAAATATTAATGATATAATAGATTTTACTGATAAACTTACAATAAGAGAGCTTATATCTGTAATAAAATATTCGTATGCTTTAATTGGAGGCGATAGTGCACCATTGCATATTGCAAATGCACTTGGAATATATTCTATAGGCATATTTGGAGATACACTTCCTTTAATATATGGAGTTAGAGGAGACAAGGCTTTTAATATAGAGGCAAGAGAAAAGTATTGCAATAAAATAAAGAGCTTTCATTGCGAGTATATAAAAAGAGGCTGTAAAACTATAGATTGTTTAAATAAGTTAGATTATAGAGATATTTTGCCATATTTAGTATCTATTTATAAAAAATTATAA
- the ileS gene encoding isoleucine--tRNA ligase yields MDYSSTINLPKTAFPMKAGLKEKEPKIIKKWEEEKLYQQLRELRKGAPKCILHDGPPYANGDIHIGTSLNKIIKDIIVRYKSAKGFDSPYVPGWDCHGMPIELKVQESLGDKYKETSKFIMRKKCRAYAQKYIDIQRKEFKRLGVMGDWENPYLTMSPEYESEIVEVFAHLVEKGYIYKGLRTIHWCMECETALAAAEIEYDENHTSTSVYVRFPVLNKINDKLNGNVDVMIWTTTPWTLPSNMACAFNRDLEYVAVEIDGRYAIMTTSLVDTVLSKKDMRAEGREIIPISMEEIEKLEIAHPFIKDRKSAVVFADYVEATSGTGVVHTAPGHGMEDYQTGMNYGLDIYCPVDKAGRYTSEFPEMQGMKVRDANPKVVEILENNGSLYYKEKVTHSYPICWRCKNPLIFRATSQWFMNMTHDNIDERTVKSLDNIKWYPAWGHDRMKKMLENRPDWCLSRQRSWGVPIPAFYCKNCGKTLLTAESTRHFAEIVKTKGMDVWFELEAKDLLPEGTKCECGSCDFDKEQDILDVWFDSGVSSFAAQKTNKDLDGVFPVDIYLEGGDQYRGWFQAAIWPSMAIRGIPPYKELVTHGWTLDEQGRAMHKSAGNVVSPLEVIDKYGADILRLWCISEDFTHNARVGDNMMKAIADNYRKIRNTFRYLLGNISDFDYSKEKVEVKDLLPVDRYALSRLHSFIKVADKACDGYEFHLFYQRLINYCVVELSATYFDIIKDRLYCDRKDSVSRRSAQTVLVEILDVLVKLIAPVLPFTTDEVWGYYKGENASSVHLELYPKADDNLIDLELENEWASILKVRDDVLLSLERARDNSTIGKSLEAYVTICTKEPATKELLTKYEKYLNEIFIVSKVTLSDSKDDTFIEGGVSFVKTEKASHEKCVRCWGHYDSVGTEHKELCTRCAEAVK; encoded by the coding sequence ATGGATTATAGTTCTACTATCAATTTGCCTAAAACTGCTTTTCCTATGAAAGCTGGTTTGAAGGAAAAAGAGCCCAAAATAATAAAAAAATGGGAAGAAGAAAAACTTTATCAACAACTTAGAGAATTAAGAAAAGGTGCTCCTAAATGTATTTTACATGATGGACCGCCTTATGCGAATGGAGACATTCATATTGGAACATCATTAAATAAAATTATTAAAGATATTATTGTGAGATATAAATCTGCTAAGGGCTTTGATTCTCCTTATGTTCCTGGTTGGGATTGTCATGGTATGCCTATAGAGTTAAAAGTACAAGAGAGTTTAGGAGATAAATATAAAGAAACTTCTAAATTTATAATGAGAAAAAAATGCCGTGCTTATGCTCAGAAATATATTGATATTCAAAGAAAAGAGTTTAAAAGACTTGGTGTAATGGGAGATTGGGAAAATCCTTATCTTACTATGTCTCCTGAATATGAATCAGAAATAGTTGAAGTATTTGCACATTTAGTAGAGAAAGGCTACATATATAAAGGACTTAGAACTATTCACTGGTGTATGGAGTGTGAAACTGCATTGGCTGCTGCTGAGATAGAATATGATGAAAACCATACTTCTACAAGTGTTTATGTGAGATTTCCTGTATTAAATAAAATTAATGATAAATTAAACGGCAATGTTGATGTTATGATATGGACTACTACTCCTTGGACATTGCCTTCAAATATGGCTTGTGCTTTCAACAGAGATTTAGAGTATGTAGCTGTTGAAATAGACGGAAGATATGCAATAATGACAACTTCTTTAGTTGATACAGTTCTATCTAAAAAAGACATGAGAGCAGAGGGCAGAGAGATTATTCCTATATCTATGGAAGAGATTGAAAAACTTGAAATAGCGCATCCTTTCATAAAAGACAGAAAATCTGCTGTTGTATTTGCTGATTATGTTGAGGCAACTTCAGGTACTGGTGTTGTTCATACTGCTCCTGGTCATGGTATGGAAGACTATCAGACAGGTATGAATTACGGACTTGATATATATTGTCCAGTTGATAAAGCTGGAAGATATACAAGCGAGTTTCCAGAAATGCAGGGAATGAAAGTAAGAGATGCTAACCCTAAAGTGGTAGAGATACTTGAAAATAATGGTTCATTATATTATAAAGAGAAAGTTACTCACAGTTATCCTATTTGTTGGAGATGTAAAAATCCATTGATATTTAGAGCTACTTCTCAGTGGTTTATGAATATGACTCATGATAATATAGATGAAAGAACAGTTAAATCTTTAGATAATATTAAATGGTATCCAGCTTGGGGACATGACAGAATGAAAAAAATGCTTGAGAATCGTCCTGACTGGTGTTTATCAAGACAGCGTTCTTGGGGTGTTCCTATACCTGCATTCTATTGTAAGAATTGCGGAAAAACTTTACTTACTGCAGAATCTACAAGACATTTTGCTGAAATAGTAAAAACTAAAGGAATGGACGTTTGGTTTGAATTAGAGGCTAAAGACTTACTTCCTGAGGGCACTAAATGCGAATGCGGAAGCTGTGATTTTGATAAAGAGCAAGATATTTTGGACGTTTGGTTTGATTCTGGCGTATCATCTTTTGCTGCACAGAAAACTAACAAAGATTTGGACGGAGTTTTCCCTGTTGATATATATTTAGAGGGAGGCGACCAATACAGAGGTTGGTTCCAAGCTGCAATTTGGCCTTCTATGGCTATAAGAGGAATACCTCCATACAAAGAGCTTGTAACTCATGGTTGGACTTTAGACGAACAGGGCAGAGCTATGCATAAAAGTGCCGGCAATGTTGTTTCACCTTTAGAAGTTATTGACAAATATGGTGCTGACATATTAAGACTTTGGTGTATAAGCGAAGACTTCACTCATAATGCACGTGTTGGTGATAACATGATGAAGGCTATTGCTGACAACTACAGAAAAATAAGAAACACTTTCAGGTATTTGTTAGGAAATATTTCTGATTTTGATTACAGTAAAGAAAAGGTTGAAGTTAAAGATTTACTTCCTGTAGACAGATATGCTTTATCAAGACTTCATAGCTTTATAAAAGTTGCTGATAAGGCTTGTGATGGTTATGAGTTCCATTTATTCTATCAAAGACTTATAAATTACTGTGTTGTTGAACTTTCTGCTACTTATTTTGACATTATAAAAGACAGATTATACTGTGATAGAAAAGATTCTGTTTCAAGAAGAAGTGCTCAGACTGTGCTTGTTGAGATATTAGATGTATTAGTAAAATTAATAGCTCCTGTACTTCCTTTCACAACTGATGAGGTTTGGGGATACTACAAAGGAGAAAATGCTTCTTCTGTACATTTAGAATTATATCCTAAAGCTGATGACAATTTAATTGATTTAGAGTTAGAAAATGAGTGGGCTTCAATTCTTAAAGTACGCGATGATGTATTATTATCACTTGAAAGAGCTAGAGATAATAGCACAATAGGTAAATCTTTAGAGGCTTATGTAACAATATGCACTAAAGAACCAGCAACTAAAGAATTACTTACTAAATATGAAAAATATTTAAACGAGATATTTATTGTAAGTAAAGTAACACTTTCTGACAGCAAAGACGATACATTTATAGAGGGCGGAGTTTCTTTTGTTAAGACAGAGAAAGCTAGTCATGAAAAATGCGTACGCTGTTGGGGACATTATGACAGTGTAGGAACTGAGCATAAAGAGTTATGTACTAGATGTGCTGAGGCAGTAAAATAA
- a CDS encoding PadR family transcriptional regulator — translation MNNDDLISILVQELRRGTLIMVVLSQLKNEEYGYSLISKLKENGITIESNTLYPLLRRLENQGLLKSEWKTNEEKPRKYYLITKNGLKVLEKSKEHWKEYSNAVNKILEK, via the coding sequence TTGAATAATGATGATTTAATTTCTATTTTGGTGCAAGAATTAAGGAGGGGAACTTTAATAATGGTTGTATTAAGTCAGCTTAAAAATGAAGAATATGGCTACAGCTTAATAAGTAAATTAAAAGAAAATGGCATAACAATAGAGTCTAATACTTTATATCCGCTTTTAAGAAGATTAGAAAATCAGGGGCTTTTAAAAAGTGAATGGAAAACAAACGAAGAAAAACCAAGAAAATATTACTTAATAACAAAAAATGGTTTGAAAGTATTAGAAAAATCTAAAGAACATTGGAAAGAGTATTCTAATGCTGTAAATAAAATTCTTGAAAAATAA
- the mazG gene encoding nucleoside triphosphate pyrophosphohydrolase, whose translation MKSFEELISIVKKLRGENGCAWDRVQTFDSLIPCFLEEAYEVVEAINNKDYENIKEELGDILLHVVFFSELANDENKFNIDDVCKNINEKLIRRHPHVFGDSQVKDVNGILKQWEEIKKEEKKNNNKSILDGIPKSLPIMEKSYKLMKKAASVGFEYEHIDDSLEKIEEELIEVKEAYNEKDKEHLEEEIGDLIMTVLDFARMNKINPVNSLLRVNEKFKRRFQYIEEMSKKMNKSLESMSLEEMDNLWNECKAMEKNNS comes from the coding sequence ATGAAATCTTTTGAAGAGCTAATATCTATAGTTAAAAAGTTGCGTGGAGAGAATGGATGTGCTTGGGATAGGGTTCAGACATTTGATAGTTTAATACCTTGTTTTTTGGAAGAGGCTTATGAGGTAGTTGAGGCTATTAACAATAAAGATTATGAGAATATAAAAGAAGAGCTTGGAGATATTTTACTTCACGTTGTATTTTTTTCTGAGCTTGCTAATGATGAAAATAAATTTAATATAGACGATGTTTGTAAGAATATTAATGAAAAACTTATAAGAAGACACCCGCATGTATTTGGTGATAGCCAAGTAAAAGATGTTAATGGTATATTAAAACAGTGGGAAGAGATAAAAAAAGAAGAGAAAAAAAATAATAATAAAAGCATATTAGATGGCATACCAAAATCTTTGCCTATAATGGAGAAATCATATAAGTTAATGAAAAAAGCTGCTAGCGTTGGTTTTGAATATGAGCATATAGATGATTCTTTAGAGAAGATAGAAGAAGAGCTTATAGAAGTTAAAGAAGCATATAATGAAAAAGACAAAGAGCATTTGGAAGAAGAGATAGGCGATTTAATAATGACTGTTTTAGATTTTGCCCGTATGAATAAAATTAATCCTGTCAATTCATTATTAAGAGTAAATGAAAAGTTTAAAAGAAGATTTCAATATATAGAAGAAATGTCAAAAAAAATGAATAAAAGCTTAGAGAGTATGAGCTTGGAAGAGATGGATAATCTTTGGAATGAATGTAAGGCAATGGAAAAAAATAATAGTTAG
- a CDS encoding AI-2E family transporter: protein MNKYNIGQIFFITFIFLSIFIMYQLLKPFGMVIFFALVFYVVLSPLFKKAIGKSYGKEDKISMIKRHTLALLFSLTSLIIFLVPTSLLLYTIIVQLIDISNIGIKYFMNLDFNSILNNEKLNEILSMLPLEISAAEILRRIQDSLLSNLTSVSSYLTQNVAGILKSTGKFVSSFIFMMFSLFFFFVDGEYLKEQVSSLIPIEKKYLDRLFKQASEGIRGIIFGNLFTGIFQGICAFIVYSIFGVSNSLTFALLTIIASFMPIIGTTIIWIPLGVLFIINGEILRAIIFLVVSWFFITIPDNFVRPLLLGNRIELHPLFIFFAILGGVLFFGLSGIILGPLTFILFFEIMRMYNEERLFSDKEEKKRAVNNSVRIRRVNNYKRHHRQNRPNRNNI, encoded by the coding sequence ATGAATAAATATAATATAGGTCAAATATTTTTTATTACTTTTATCTTTTTATCAATATTTATAATGTACCAGCTATTAAAGCCATTTGGTATGGTTATATTTTTTGCTTTAGTCTTTTATGTTGTTTTATCACCATTATTTAAAAAAGCTATAGGTAAAAGTTATGGTAAAGAAGATAAAATATCTATGATTAAAAGGCATACTTTGGCTTTATTATTTTCTTTAACATCTTTAATTATATTTTTAGTTCCTACTAGTTTATTATTATACACTATAATAGTGCAGCTTATAGATATATCTAATATTGGTATAAAATATTTTATGAATTTGGATTTTAATTCTATTTTAAATAATGAAAAATTAAATGAAATATTATCTATGCTTCCTTTAGAAATATCAGCTGCAGAAATATTAAGAAGAATACAAGATAGTTTGCTGTCAAATCTAACTTCTGTTAGTTCTTATTTAACTCAAAATGTTGCTGGTATATTAAAGAGTACAGGTAAGTTTGTGAGTTCATTTATATTTATGATGTTTTCTTTATTCTTCTTTTTTGTAGATGGAGAATATTTAAAAGAGCAAGTAAGTTCATTAATACCTATAGAGAAAAAATATTTAGACAGATTATTTAAACAAGCTTCTGAAGGTATAAGAGGAATAATATTTGGAAATTTATTTACTGGTATATTTCAGGGTATATGTGCTTTTATAGTTTATTCTATATTTGGGGTTTCTAATTCTTTAACTTTTGCACTTCTTACAATCATAGCTTCATTTATGCCTATAATAGGTACTACTATTATTTGGATACCTCTTGGAGTGCTTTTTATAATTAATGGAGAAATTTTAAGAGCTATAATATTTTTAGTAGTTTCTTGGTTCTTTATTACTATACCAGACAACTTTGTTCGTCCTTTGCTTTTAGGAAATAGAATAGAGCTTCACCCACTATTTATATTTTTTGCTATATTGGGAGGAGTTTTATTTTTCGGACTTTCTGGAATCATACTTGGTCCTTTAACTTTTATATTATTCTTTGAGATTATGAGAATGTATAATGAAGAGAGATTATTTTCTGATAAAGAAGAGAAAAAAAGAGCTGTCAATAATTCTGTTAGAATAAGAAGAGTCAATAATTATAAAAGACATCATAGACAAAATAGACCAAATAGAAATAATATTTAA
- a CDS encoding ATP-dependent nuclease, with protein MYIRELIITNYKNIKNVKIDLQHKYSMIYLTGENGIGKSNIIDIIFKLFTYKKNLFEKEDFYKNEEKIEIEIKLELNTDEIFKDYIYRDDNKYFMKVVYKQYSSNDEYEWFYKNLTEEYKLHNNILTNFICYKYSPREFDNNFMFNKSNRIGKFISKIIENQIKKYQNDNNELKKLLKKKYKNCKNELNEIFKPIFNKPNQELKLNIEIDDEIKFLLKLFELVHYHNDDNKLYLNQLGRGRGYYLYPFIDFLAFLYDKINNTKSQGFNTNIIILFDEPEVFLSPFLQRQFMDHWLSIFNDNQNYKIINNILNIITDDNDEIDYKITPIFFVSTHSAHIIPHLELNEKENILSIQRLYYDKENTVKIASLDKKDKLKQFIIFDRNILEGLFAKKIILVEGDTEVGFLPSCLNANGINIHQEHIYIIKAAPNNFPSLAKIFSKLQIKTYILTDRDCKNKEIKEQRNNKIYQTYANEEYGYVNKRVYDLYESIKNCNNVKIFVSDYWDFEESILVCLKNHFQKIYISISKSKSKTNDKDKLIEKVQDENSKDEEFTKKLLYMRKKHKNIKDNYRLIKKIIKENLKLKQNEYKNGEKIDCGNMNNEAIKNVAEENYKLPKYIIDLIEELKNDK; from the coding sequence ATGTATATAAGAGAATTAATTATAACAAATTATAAAAATATAAAAAATGTAAAAATTGATTTACAACATAAATATTCTATGATTTACCTAACAGGTGAAAATGGAATAGGAAAATCAAATATCATAGACATAATATTTAAATTATTTACATACAAAAAAAATTTATTTGAAAAAGAAGACTTCTATAAAAATGAAGAAAAAATTGAAATAGAAATAAAACTTGAATTAAATACTGATGAAATATTTAAAGATTATATTTATAGAGATGATAATAAGTATTTTATGAAAGTAGTATATAAACAATATAGTAGTAATGATGAATATGAATGGTTTTATAAAAATCTTACAGAAGAATATAAGTTACATAATAATATATTAACCAATTTTATCTGCTATAAATATAGTCCAAGAGAATTTGATAATAATTTCATGTTTAACAAATCAAATAGAATAGGAAAATTTATATCAAAAATAATAGAAAATCAAATAAAAAAATATCAAAATGATAATAACGAATTAAAAAAATTATTAAAAAAAAAATATAAAAATTGTAAAAATGAACTAAATGAAATATTTAAACCTATATTTAATAAACCAAATCAAGAATTAAAATTAAATATTGAAATTGATGATGAAATAAAGTTTTTATTAAAATTATTTGAATTAGTACATTATCATAATGATGATAATAAATTATATTTAAATCAATTAGGAAGAGGAAGAGGATATTATCTATATCCATTTATAGATTTTTTGGCATTTTTATACGATAAAATAAATAATACAAAATCTCAAGGTTTTAATACTAATATTATTATTTTATTTGATGAACCAGAAGTATTTTTATCTCCATTTTTACAGCGTCAATTTATGGATCATTGGTTATCAATATTTAATGACAATCAAAACTATAAAATTATCAATAATATTCTTAATATAATAACTGATGATAATGATGAAATAGACTATAAAATTACTCCGATATTTTTTGTATCTACACATTCAGCACATATAATACCGCATTTAGAATTAAATGAAAAAGAGAATATATTATCTATACAAAGACTTTATTATGATAAAGAAAATACTGTTAAAATTGCATCTCTTGATAAAAAAGATAAATTAAAACAGTTTATAATTTTTGATAGAAATATATTAGAGGGACTTTTTGCTAAAAAAATTATACTGGTAGAGGGTGATACAGAAGTTGGATTTTTACCTTCTTGTTTAAATGCTAATGGTATTAATATTCATCAAGAACATATATATATTATTAAAGCGGCACCAAATAATTTTCCAAGTCTAGCAAAAATATTCTCAAAATTGCAAATAAAAACATATATACTTACAGATAGAGATTGTAAAAATAAAGAGATAAAAGAGCAAAGAAATAACAAAATATACCAAACATATGCAAATGAAGAATATGGATATGTTAATAAAAGGGTTTATGATTTATACGAAAGTATAAAAAATTGTAATAATGTAAAAATATTTGTGTCAGATTATTGGGATTTTGAGGAAAGTATTTTAGTATGTCTAAAAAATCATTTTCAAAAAATATATATTAGCATTAGTAAAAGTAAAAGTAAAACTAATGATAAAGATAAACTTATTGAAAAAGTACAAGATGAAAATTCAAAAGATGAAGAATTTACTAAAAAGTTATTATATATGAGAAAAAAACATAAAAATATAAAAGATAATTACAGATTAATAAAAAAAATAATAAAAGAAAATTTAAAACTAAAACAAAATGAATATAAAAACGGAGAAAAAATAGATTGTGGTAATATGAACAATGAAGCTATCAAAAATGTTGCTGAGGAAAATTATAAACTTCCTAAATATATAATTGATTTAATAGAAGAATTAAAAAATGATAAATAA
- a CDS encoding ATP-dependent helicase, translating to MINNDKINKILEKHKDDKEQLDFIKSTEQSLTIAPAGYGKTEMLISKLNYIIESEQIKYPKRILVLTLSNVAKHTIESRLNNNQFVDIYNFHNLASRILRLQGKQYLNIDYQYEYKHYNFKDKLQEKYKNDKIEKILNYYREKISEINKKFHEIKFDDKIFQYVDTINKNKEICYEYVIYFAIVLLNNFNINEIYKNLYSYIFVDECQDINLLHFILLRSIADNEYNKIFFLGDTFQSIMKFADALGEQIEYLLKQHFNITKIIKLQKNYRLEGRENISNFQKNIRNYDKKLQIELDEDFQIKSFNYFEEEISFINNQINKIISENKKAKIAILFSNQFYFNDDKILNSLFENLIKENIEYINILKTEKELNTIMKNVFNIATNIKILNYNNLLKKIKNYYDNDISKLIEGYKNYCLKFGIDFNTIIEVLKEKDLIKYAPYCSVNVNILNIHKAKGAEWDYVFIPFLNKKQFIYKKNCNKCNNICYNHIIDINEEFYQAFYVAITRTKYGLYITSTKNNASCLFYHSLKLIKNIY from the coding sequence ATGATAAATAATGATAAAATTAATAAAATATTAGAAAAACACAAAGATGATAAAGAACAGTTAGACTTTATAAAATCTACAGAACAATCTCTTACAATTGCTCCTGCTGGATATGGTAAAACAGAAATGTTAATCTCAAAACTTAACTATATCATAGAAAGTGAACAAATTAAATATCCAAAAAGAATTCTAGTTTTAACATTATCTAATGTGGCAAAACATACTATTGAAAGTAGATTAAATAATAATCAATTTGTAGACATATATAATTTTCATAATTTAGCAAGTAGAATTTTAAGGCTTCAAGGTAAACAATATTTAAATATTGATTATCAATATGAATATAAACACTATAATTTTAAAGATAAACTTCAAGAAAAGTATAAAAATGATAAAATAGAAAAAATACTAAATTATTATAGAGAAAAAATTAGTGAAATTAATAAAAAATTTCATGAAATAAAATTTGATGATAAAATATTTCAATATGTAGATACTATAAATAAAAATAAAGAAATATGCTATGAATATGTAATATATTTTGCAATAGTTCTATTAAATAATTTCAATATAAATGAAATATATAAAAATTTATACAGTTATATTTTTGTAGATGAATGTCAAGATATAAATTTATTGCACTTTATCTTATTAAGAAGTATTGCTGATAATGAATATAATAAAATATTTTTTTTAGGAGATACATTTCAATCTATAATGAAATTTGCTGATGCTTTAGGAGAACAAATTGAATATTTATTAAAGCAACATTTTAATATAACTAAAATTATAAAATTACAAAAAAATTATAGATTAGAAGGAAGAGAAAATATATCTAATTTCCAAAAAAATATTAGAAATTACGATAAAAAATTACAAATAGAACTTGATGAAGATTTTCAAATAAAAAGTTTTAATTACTTTGAAGAAGAGATATCATTTATTAATAATCAAATTAATAAAATTATTTCTGAAAATAAAAAAGCTAAAATAGCAATACTTTTTTCTAATCAATTTTATTTTAATGATGATAAAATCTTAAACTCATTATTTGAAAATTTAATAAAAGAAAATATAGAATATATAAATATATTAAAAACCGAAAAAGAATTAAATACAATAATGAAAAATGTATTCAATATAGCAACAAATATAAAAATATTAAATTATAATAATCTTCTTAAGAAGATAAAAAATTATTATGATAATGATATATCAAAATTAATAGAAGGTTATAAAAACTATTGTTTAAAGTTTGGAATAGATTTTAATACAATAATAGAAGTTCTAAAAGAAAAAGATTTAATAAAGTATGCTCCTTATTGCTCTGTAAATGTAAATATATTAAATATACATAAAGCAAAAGGGGCAGAATGGGATTATGTTTTTATTCCATTTTTAAATAAAAAACAATTCATATATAAAAAAAATTGTAATAAATGTAATAATATATGTTACAATCATATAATTGATATAAATGAAGAATTTTATCAAGCTTTTTATGTAGCAATTACTAGAACAAAATATGGTTTATATATAACATCAACAAAAAATAACGCTTCTTGTTTATTTTATCATTCATTAAAATTAATTAAGAATATTTATTAA